Proteins found in one Sporosarcina sp. FSL K6-3457 genomic segment:
- a CDS encoding ABC transporter ATP-binding protein — translation MSHNELATKEPLLDVHNLQKYFPVMSQLGRLGGVKNYVKAVNDVSFQLYEGETYGLVGESGCGKSTTGRTVLGLTEATDGQVLYQGQNIFSLSKKELRGIRKDLQMVFQDPYSSLNPRIRIGQMLEEPMIIHGIGGDKQQRRQRVFDILQKVGLQPEHYYRFPHEFSGGQRQRLGLARALIVNPKIIICDEPVSALDVSIQSQIINLLKHLQVEFKLTYLFITHDISVVRHISDRIGVMYLGNIMEEAPTDSLFATPLHPYTQALFSAVPSTDRTKVKERVVLRGEIPSPLNPPSGCTFHTRCPFAMDICKSVVPEYKEIHPQHKVACHLY, via the coding sequence ATGAGTCATAATGAATTAGCAACGAAAGAGCCACTACTTGATGTGCACAATCTCCAAAAGTATTTTCCAGTGATGAGTCAGTTGGGACGTTTAGGCGGTGTCAAAAACTATGTTAAAGCTGTTAATGATGTGTCCTTTCAGCTGTATGAAGGAGAGACTTATGGGCTTGTAGGTGAATCAGGTTGTGGAAAAAGTACGACAGGACGTACTGTCCTTGGCTTAACTGAGGCTACGGATGGTCAAGTATTGTATCAAGGGCAGAATATTTTTAGTTTATCGAAAAAAGAACTACGAGGAATTCGTAAGGATTTGCAGATGGTTTTCCAAGATCCTTATTCTTCGTTAAATCCACGTATTCGGATTGGCCAAATGTTGGAGGAGCCGATGATTATTCATGGAATCGGTGGCGATAAGCAGCAGAGGCGTCAGCGTGTATTTGATATTTTACAGAAGGTTGGTTTACAGCCGGAGCATTATTACCGCTTTCCGCATGAGTTTTCAGGAGGACAAAGGCAGCGATTAGGCTTGGCACGTGCGCTAATTGTCAATCCGAAAATTATTATTTGTGATGAGCCAGTTTCGGCGTTAGATGTGTCGATTCAATCGCAGATTATTAATTTGTTAAAGCATTTACAAGTAGAATTTAAGCTAACTTATCTGTTCATCACCCATGATATTAGTGTTGTACGTCATATCTCTGATCGCATTGGGGTTATGTATTTAGGCAATATTATGGAGGAGGCGCCAACGGATAGCTTGTTTGCTACGCCGCTGCATCCTTATACGCAGGCGCTGTTTTCAGCAGTACCGAGTACGGATCGAACGAAGGTTAAGGAGCGGGTTGTGTTGCGTGGTGAAATCCCATCGCCCTTAAATCCACCATCGGGCTGTACGTTCCATACGAGATGTCCGTTTGCGATGGATATTTGTAAGAGCGTGGTTCCTGAGTACAAGGAGATCCATCCACAGCATAAAGTAGCTTGTCATTTATACTAA
- a CDS encoding OsmC family protein, giving the protein MTIINKINGVNSIYNEAGLQLEGSLAPNLNGLSPRELLEASLGLCVAISLQKMFERDNVVVEDKDISIEVVASKGENNTTRFEKMDVSITFPEHFSADYKKKLIISVERACTIGNSLKNSMTIHTVEQA; this is encoded by the coding sequence TTGACTATTATTAATAAGATTAATGGGGTAAACAGTATATATAACGAGGCGGGATTACAGCTAGAAGGAAGTTTAGCGCCTAATCTAAACGGGTTATCTCCGCGAGAATTGTTAGAGGCGTCGTTAGGGTTATGCGTGGCCATTTCACTACAAAAAATGTTTGAGCGAGACAATGTTGTAGTGGAAGATAAGGATATTTCAATTGAAGTAGTGGCATCTAAAGGAGAGAATAATACAACGCGTTTTGAGAAAATGGACGTGTCGATTACGTTCCCAGAACATTTCTCTGCTGATTATAAAAAGAAGCTGATTATTTCTGTTGAAAGAGCTTGTACAATTGGCAATTCATTGAAAAATAGTATGACGATTCATACGGTGGAACAAGCCTAA
- a CDS encoding MFS transporter, whose translation MRTYNEKISIYHGMASTIALNFSNNFFPIFAITILGATNYQVGLISSLPPLMALLMTIPAAILLNKANAQKKLVAMSVLLARLMFILIIMLVYLPSTTLQAWVFLIVVALMSMPNTVATIGWQTLIGGLVSDSRRGAFFSDRNRMLTIVGLISTLLIGILMKDASDNVVAYQILFTIAFCFGLLEVFFLMKHEEEPLKIDGPIEKKKVMDWSIFQNSRYVSFLVAALFFNFAWQMAWGIFNIYHVRIVGATIFWISMFSVGSMLMQILTFPLWKKWAEQRSNIQVFVWAAIGMATTPFLTILSTNLYYLTLVQTTSGFFLSGTVLILFNLLLEQSPEASRTYCITTYNVLLAVMAFIAPQIGIWLLEMWGVEIAMTISSGIRFLSAILFFIVYIRFARADSKALI comes from the coding sequence ATGCGGACTTATAATGAGAAAATTAGTATTTATCACGGGATGGCATCGACCATTGCATTAAACTTTTCGAATAACTTCTTTCCGATTTTTGCTATTACTATTTTAGGGGCAACAAATTATCAGGTTGGACTTATCAGCTCTCTTCCTCCACTGATGGCATTGCTGATGACGATCCCGGCTGCTATTTTGTTAAATAAGGCAAACGCGCAAAAGAAGCTTGTCGCGATGTCAGTGTTGCTGGCGCGTTTGATGTTTATATTAATCATTATGCTCGTTTATTTACCATCTACAACGCTCCAGGCTTGGGTGTTTCTCATCGTGGTTGCGCTTATGAGTATGCCTAATACTGTCGCTACTATTGGTTGGCAAACGCTGATTGGTGGCTTAGTGAGTGACTCTAGGCGGGGCGCATTTTTTAGTGACCGCAACAGAATGCTTACGATCGTCGGCCTTATTTCAACGCTGTTGATTGGGATTTTGATGAAGGATGCATCCGATAATGTAGTGGCCTATCAAATTTTATTCACCATTGCTTTTTGTTTTGGCTTACTAGAAGTATTCTTCTTGATGAAACATGAGGAAGAGCCTTTAAAAATAGACGGACCCATTGAGAAAAAGAAAGTCATGGATTGGTCCATTTTTCAAAACTCTCGTTATGTATCTTTTTTAGTTGCTGCCCTATTTTTTAATTTTGCTTGGCAAATGGCATGGGGGATTTTCAATATCTATCACGTTCGGATTGTTGGTGCAACGATTTTTTGGATTAGCATGTTTTCTGTAGGTAGTATGCTCATGCAAATTTTAACTTTCCCACTATGGAAGAAATGGGCGGAACAAAGATCCAATATTCAAGTTTTCGTGTGGGCAGCTATTGGTATGGCGACAACACCTTTCTTGACGATATTATCTACAAATTTGTACTATTTAACACTTGTCCAAACAACATCGGGCTTTTTCTTATCAGGCACTGTCCTCATTTTGTTCAATTTACTACTCGAACAATCGCCAGAAGCCTCGCGAACCTACTGCATTACAACCTATAATGTTTTGCTAGCGGTTATGGCTTTTATTGCACCACAAATTGGGATTTGGTTGTTAGAAATGTGGGGCGTTGAAATAGCGATGACCATTAGCTCAGGGATACGCTTTTTAAGTGCTATTCTCTTTTTTATTGTCTATATTCGGTTTGCTCGAGCAGATTCAAAGGCTTTGATTTAA
- a CDS encoding metallophosphoesterase encodes MIEVKHLQLDKAKRSIVISDIHANLQLFKKLLAKLQYTSEDYLFINGDLCEKGPASLAVIDYVRSMSEQSTNVFITKGNCDVVFRHVYSGDEGIISYMNRRQDSVLNEMLSRYDKSLDDFPDLEALALFYRQHFSDVLEWLEALPTAFETDDFMIIHAGIENIEDWKLTDEQFALSAPAFYEQEHQADKIVIVGHWPVVNYRAKQISSHNPLIDLEKQVIALDGGNQIKVDGQLNALIIENDTYSFTYVDELTHEMKVRHEHVDSTKRVGTVTYPNYQMEIIEQGVFFTLCKNSNLGIQQWIKNEYLLIEDKQARCKDDLSTTFLSVKKDEQVFIIDDTCEGYTLIKTTNGEVGWIPTGCLNA; translated from the coding sequence TTGATTGAAGTAAAACACTTACAATTAGATAAAGCAAAACGTTCGATTGTCATTTCTGATATCCATGCAAATTTGCAGCTTTTCAAAAAATTATTAGCCAAATTACAATATACATCGGAAGACTATTTATTCATTAATGGTGATTTGTGTGAGAAAGGACCTGCAAGCTTAGCAGTAATTGACTATGTGCGCAGCATGTCCGAGCAGTCGACAAATGTCTTTATCACAAAAGGAAATTGTGATGTGGTATTCCGTCATGTTTACAGTGGGGATGAAGGAATTATTTCATATATGAATAGGCGGCAGGATTCTGTTTTGAATGAAATGCTTTCACGATATGACAAATCTCTTGATGATTTCCCTGACCTAGAAGCATTAGCACTTTTCTACAGACAACATTTTTCGGATGTACTGGAATGGCTTGAAGCACTTCCCACCGCATTTGAAACAGATGATTTTATGATTATTCATGCAGGTATTGAAAATATTGAAGACTGGAAGCTAACAGATGAACAATTTGCTCTATCTGCACCAGCATTTTATGAACAAGAGCATCAGGCCGATAAAATAGTCATTGTAGGACATTGGCCAGTCGTTAATTATAGAGCCAAACAAATCAGCTCCCATAATCCATTGATTGATCTGGAAAAACAGGTGATTGCATTGGATGGCGGAAACCAAATAAAAGTAGATGGTCAACTTAATGCCTTAATTATTGAAAATGACACCTATTCATTTACATACGTTGACGAGTTAACGCATGAAATGAAAGTACGACATGAACATGTGGATTCAACGAAAAGAGTTGGAACCGTTACCTATCCGAATTACCAAATGGAAATAATAGAGCAAGGGGTGTTCTTTACACTTTGCAAAAATAGTAATCTTGGTATTCAACAATGGATTAAAAATGAATATTTGCTTATTGAAGACAAACAGGCACGTTGCAAAGATGACCTAAGTACAACTTTTTTATCTGTGAAAAAAGATGAGCAGGTGTTTATCATCGATGATACATGCGAAGGCTATACGCTTATCAAGACAACTAATGGAGAGGTAGGTTGGATTCCTACAGGTTGTTTGAACGCTTAA
- a CDS encoding nucleotidyltransferase family protein produces the protein MTTHLELRGQILSELKNIIAQTLCNEDVTVYLFGSWARNEEKQSSDIDIAVESHYQLPPSKWLELHERIEESIIPYNVDIVNLDDASSALIQNVKREGIIWKDYKNE, from the coding sequence ATGACAACTCATCTGGAGTTACGTGGGCAAATTTTGAGCGAGTTGAAAAACATTATTGCTCAAACTTTGTGCAATGAAGATGTGACAGTATACCTATTTGGTTCATGGGCGAGAAATGAAGAAAAGCAAAGCTCAGATATCGATATAGCTGTGGAATCTCATTATCAGCTTCCCCCTTCTAAGTGGTTGGAATTACATGAACGAATTGAAGAATCTATTATACCGTACAACGTAGATATTGTTAATCTTGATGATGCAAGTTCGGCTTTAATTCAAAATGTTAAAAGGGAGGGAATCATTTGGAAAGACTACAAGAACGAATAG
- a CDS encoding HI0074 family nucleotidyltransferase substrate-binding subunit, whose translation MERLQERIVSAKKALASLQKLIVIEQPNDVERDALIQRFEFTFEASWKAAKQYLYDIEGIDIGSPKGVIRSCREITLFDDEETILALQMVNDRNLTVHTYNEEVAIKIHMNIKTYYPLLSNWILRVEKRI comes from the coding sequence TTGGAAAGACTACAAGAACGAATAGTATCTGCAAAAAAAGCATTAGCTTCCTTACAGAAACTTATTGTGATTGAACAACCGAATGATGTAGAACGAGATGCGCTAATTCAACGATTTGAATTTACATTTGAGGCAAGTTGGAAAGCGGCCAAACAGTATTTGTATGATATTGAGGGGATAGATATCGGCTCACCAAAAGGTGTTATTCGAAGCTGTCGAGAAATAACGCTATTTGATGACGAAGAAACGATCCTTGCATTGCAAATGGTGAACGATCGTAATCTAACTGTGCATACATATAATGAGGAAGTAGCGATTAAAATTCACATGAATATCAAAACGTATTATCCGTTATTATCAAACTGGATTTTACGAGTAGAAAAAAGAATATAG
- a CDS encoding pseudouridine synthase: MRLNQFISASGFCSRRKVDELIKEGKVTVNGEQISLGHVMSEGDRVEVDGQLIEAKENDIYIMLNKPPGVTCTAASGIEGNIIDFVNYPERIFPVGRLDKQSEGLILLTNDGSIVNELLKEENEHEKDYIVTVDKKITPEFIEDMASGVDIYNPRKKGNVQTKPCRVVQLDDYCFKITLSQGLNRQIRRMCRRFQYTVTRLQRVRIKELPLGTLALGEWRPLTPEETAKLK, translated from the coding sequence ATGCGATTGAATCAATTTATTAGTGCATCGGGATTTTGTTCGAGGCGCAAGGTGGATGAGCTGATTAAAGAGGGGAAAGTGACAGTGAACGGGGAGCAGATTTCACTCGGTCATGTGATGAGTGAAGGAGACCGCGTTGAAGTGGATGGTCAATTGATCGAAGCAAAAGAAAATGATATTTATATTATGCTCAATAAACCGCCTGGTGTGACATGTACGGCGGCAAGTGGAATTGAAGGAAATATTATTGATTTTGTTAATTATCCGGAACGCATTTTTCCGGTAGGACGGCTTGATAAGCAGTCTGAGGGTTTAATACTACTGACGAATGACGGTAGCATTGTGAATGAGCTGTTAAAGGAAGAAAATGAGCATGAAAAAGATTATATTGTGACGGTTGATAAAAAAATAACACCTGAATTTATAGAAGATATGGCGAGTGGCGTTGATATTTACAATCCTAGAAAAAAAGGGAATGTTCAAACGAAGCCTTGTCGGGTCGTTCAGCTAGATGATTATTGTTTTAAAATTACGTTATCACAGGGATTGAATCGACAAATTCGACGTATGTGCCGACGTTTTCAATATACGGTCACGAGGTTGCAGCGTGTGAGGATTAAAGAACTTCCACTCGGCACGCTGGCGCTTGGTGAGTGGCGGCCATTGACGCCAGAAGAAACAGCTAAGTTGAAATAA
- the sspL gene encoding small, acid-soluble spore protein L, whose product MAKNNNANKGKKAISVTPQGYTDTEFAESPKSKLENAAKKKNTK is encoded by the coding sequence ATGGCGAAAAATAATAATGCCAATAAAGGGAAGAAAGCGATCAGTGTAACACCGCAAGGATATACAGATACGGAATTTGCGGAGTCCCCAAAAAGTAAGTTAGAAAATGCGGCTAAAAAGAAAAATACTAAATAG
- a CDS encoding DEAD/DEAH box helicase: MTQQSTKQKVLRCGLGVTDNARKGMSQFVKGEHAFFALQDAFDIYIEKRPNNKQGNMSFSFFFDNDTNEVLAKRLQGKVAVMECVYQHDGFLATGFHVRGRKEIVRTNRRLPTRLKFQLGRNTGATMPVDLYTSLRELPIAEERSDYVKKRISSWEGYLRIQERNADVADVTSAFSRASFSEDFSKLRLVCSDLKGPDWQVIKGFSAKMAGTSQDFGSVLNANRSKGVIEIELTRHYREMARQHKWQPKSFKEVIFSNFLELSQVRRLRKGFKDLQDGLAANANLEKVLFEERPTVRISKNQQQFEFHNELNKFQKEAVTGAMTSHDLYVIQGPPGTGKTTVISEICHQNVKAGLRTLVASQANLAVDNALGRLLSHQDIRILRYGRTESIEEEGKKFIEENVALNWKNQTLAAVNEQLDSHSKMALQLKEDIQRCEVQQDELQRELVTLAEKIKLKQEAEVEQQVLAEEVSKLTARMDSITAERESLLQHQTELQKKATGVSTEIERIEQLLQSEKINSQTVDQMELLQKALVKLRGDISYRQILRQIGEAEQSLTMTQQELEVKRTKIDEYQHFVKELETLAKLADLKSQLAAAGMDVPAQTHQKITELDRFLVEIQSSQSTDGYTEWMELGVRLSTAIEKMEDLLREHGFLQHSGEKTVRRNYATVAEINGLIDNIARFIVAPTTRQSLAIKSYSAEKYENLENIAIGLHMLRQQKSFTTMQMGSFEKQNGLLSQSKVLFTAIRLEIVNNTNQSISKITQETIILQQHYDSRQLELSELQQTSSKLLEQIGTIDETTELSDMTAQLADKEKVYATYRQKKELLETYAGELQGYQTAAQFITEEMDKNSLTLQLLIEEEKGLREELVEPQQRLLVLADILKEQPEVEQRQVLAILETLLDELEGMKKDQQRLPITQAIQQQWLSLLTGANDYDLDEIRKLYVKHANVIGTTCVASARRDFMEEYPTFDVVIIDEVSKATPPELLLPMLKGKKIILVGDHHQLPPLVGQETLEEFLEEIDIQEDKREFEKLLNESLFERLFRTLPKQNKTMLGIQYRMHESIMQTITPFYEEGDYRLQCGLTDSDKVRDHMIDSRYIERKDHLLWFDMPNKPAYFEEKVKGGTSRFNEAELTMVKNLLVDLEQATDKAKNEGKMQSEDKKSVGVISFYGEQVKRIDRLIQQDLMPQHLHCRTGSVDKFQGMEMDIIILSFVRNHGEKGGDIGFARDYRRLNVALSRARELLIIIGSSEMFTVRTKHPSSREMYGRLLEDIKKKNGFRPYEER, from the coding sequence GTGACTCAACAATCAACTAAACAGAAAGTCCTGCGCTGTGGTCTAGGCGTGACAGATAACGCACGTAAAGGAATGTCTCAATTTGTCAAAGGAGAACATGCCTTTTTTGCGTTACAGGATGCCTTTGACATCTATATTGAGAAACGCCCGAATAATAAACAAGGTAATATGTCCTTTTCATTTTTCTTTGATAACGATACGAATGAAGTGTTAGCGAAGCGGCTACAAGGCAAGGTTGCTGTGATGGAATGTGTGTATCAGCATGATGGTTTTTTGGCAACGGGTTTTCATGTGAGGGGACGAAAAGAGATTGTCCGCACGAATCGTCGTTTGCCGACTCGTTTAAAGTTTCAACTGGGCCGTAATACCGGTGCAACGATGCCGGTTGACTTGTATACGAGTCTTCGGGAGTTGCCGATTGCGGAAGAACGCTCTGACTATGTGAAGAAAAGAATTTCTAGCTGGGAAGGCTATTTGAGGATACAGGAACGTAATGCAGATGTTGCAGACGTGACATCGGCTTTTTCGCGTGCTAGTTTTAGTGAGGATTTTAGCAAGTTGCGCCTAGTGTGCAGTGATTTAAAAGGGCCCGATTGGCAGGTCATTAAAGGTTTTAGTGCGAAGATGGCAGGAACTTCACAAGATTTCGGCAGTGTCCTAAATGCCAATCGTTCTAAAGGTGTGATCGAAATTGAACTGACTCGCCATTATAGAGAGATGGCTAGACAACATAAATGGCAACCAAAATCGTTTAAAGAAGTGATATTCAGTAATTTTTTGGAGCTTAGCCAAGTGAGGCGATTACGCAAAGGCTTTAAAGATTTGCAGGATGGTCTGGCAGCGAATGCCAATTTAGAAAAGGTTTTATTTGAAGAGCGACCTACTGTCCGTATATCCAAAAATCAGCAGCAATTCGAATTTCATAATGAATTAAATAAGTTCCAAAAGGAAGCTGTTACGGGTGCCATGACTTCCCATGATTTATATGTCATTCAAGGACCTCCGGGAACAGGGAAAACAACAGTTATATCCGAAATTTGTCATCAAAATGTGAAGGCGGGGCTACGCACGCTTGTCGCTTCTCAGGCCAATTTAGCGGTTGATAATGCGCTTGGGCGTTTATTATCACACCAGGATATTCGAATTTTGCGCTATGGACGAACAGAAAGCATTGAAGAAGAAGGCAAGAAGTTTATCGAAGAAAATGTAGCGCTTAATTGGAAAAACCAGACCTTGGCGGCGGTCAATGAACAGTTGGACTCGCATAGCAAGATGGCGCTTCAACTAAAGGAAGATATCCAGCGTTGTGAAGTGCAGCAAGACGAGTTACAACGAGAATTAGTTACATTAGCCGAAAAGATTAAGTTGAAGCAGGAAGCTGAAGTTGAACAGCAGGTGCTTGCTGAAGAAGTGAGCAAGCTGACTGCAAGAATGGACAGTATTACAGCAGAGCGTGAGAGCTTATTGCAGCATCAAACTGAGTTGCAAAAAAAAGCGACTGGGGTATCGACCGAAATCGAACGAATTGAACAGCTTTTGCAATCCGAAAAAATAAATTCACAGACTGTCGATCAAATGGAACTTCTACAAAAAGCGCTAGTAAAGCTACGTGGTGATATTAGCTATCGTCAAATATTACGCCAAATTGGTGAAGCCGAACAGTCACTTACGATGACTCAACAGGAGCTGGAAGTGAAGCGCACCAAAATAGACGAATATCAGCACTTTGTGAAGGAGCTTGAAACGCTAGCTAAGTTAGCGGATTTGAAAAGTCAATTGGCTGCTGCAGGCATGGATGTACCAGCCCAGACTCATCAAAAAATAACTGAATTAGACCGTTTTCTCGTTGAGATTCAATCCAGCCAATCAACAGATGGCTATACAGAGTGGATGGAACTTGGTGTTAGGTTATCTACTGCTATCGAGAAAATGGAAGACCTACTAAGAGAGCATGGATTTCTCCAGCATTCAGGGGAGAAAACAGTACGTCGTAATTATGCGACAGTAGCTGAAATTAATGGATTAATTGACAATATCGCGCGATTCATAGTAGCGCCAACGACAAGGCAGAGTCTAGCCATTAAAAGTTATTCAGCTGAAAAATATGAAAACCTCGAAAACATTGCAATTGGTTTGCATATGTTGCGCCAGCAAAAGAGTTTTACAACGATGCAAATGGGAAGCTTTGAAAAGCAAAATGGACTACTCTCCCAATCGAAAGTATTGTTTACTGCGATTCGGTTGGAAATCGTAAACAATACGAATCAATCTATTTCGAAAATAACACAAGAAACAATAATCCTACAGCAGCATTATGACAGTCGCCAACTGGAGTTAAGCGAACTCCAGCAAACAAGTTCAAAACTATTGGAACAAATAGGTACGATAGATGAAACAACTGAACTGAGTGATATGACAGCACAATTGGCAGACAAAGAAAAAGTATATGCTACTTACCGACAAAAGAAAGAATTGCTAGAGACATATGCTGGAGAGTTACAGGGTTATCAGACTGCGGCGCAATTCATTACGGAAGAAATGGACAAAAATTCTTTGACGTTACAGTTGTTAATCGAGGAAGAAAAGGGACTGCGCGAAGAATTAGTCGAACCGCAGCAGCGACTCTTGGTGTTGGCAGACATACTGAAAGAACAACCTGAAGTGGAGCAACGCCAAGTACTTGCGATATTAGAAACGTTATTAGACGAACTTGAGGGCATGAAAAAAGACCAACAACGTTTGCCGATTACACAAGCTATTCAGCAACAATGGCTATCATTACTAACGGGAGCCAACGACTATGATTTAGATGAAATCCGAAAACTGTACGTCAAACACGCCAATGTGATCGGTACAACTTGTGTGGCGTCAGCAAGACGTGATTTCATGGAAGAATATCCAACCTTCGATGTCGTCATTATTGACGAGGTGTCAAAAGCAACACCTCCTGAATTGCTACTGCCGATGTTAAAGGGCAAAAAGATTATTTTAGTAGGGGATCATCATCAGTTGCCGCCACTTGTTGGACAAGAAACACTTGAGGAGTTTCTTGAGGAAATCGATATTCAGGAAGATAAGAGAGAATTTGAAAAACTGCTCAATGAGTCGTTATTCGAGCGCCTTTTCAGGACATTACCGAAGCAAAATAAGACGATGCTAGGCATTCAGTATCGAATGCATGAAAGCATTATGCAGACGATCACACCTTTTTATGAAGAAGGGGACTACCGTTTGCAATGTGGGCTGACGGATTCTGATAAGGTACGCGATCACATGATTGATTCCCGTTATATTGAGCGGAAGGACCATCTTCTTTGGTTTGATATGCCCAATAAGCCGGCGTATTTTGAGGAAAAGGTGAAGGGCGGTACAAGTCGTTTCAACGAGGCAGAATTGACGATGGTCAAAAATCTTTTGGTTGATTTGGAACAAGCGACTGATAAAGCTAAGAATGAAGGCAAGATGCAGTCAGAAGACAAAAAAAGTGTCGGTGTCATTAGCTTTTACGGGGAACAGGTCAAGCGCATCGATCGCCTAATTCAACAGGACTTAATGCCACAGCACTTGCATTGCCGAACGGGATCTGTAGATAAGTTTCAAGGAATGGAAATGGATATCATTATTTTAAGCTTCGTACGAAATCATGGAGAAAAAGGTGGCGACATCGGTTTCGCACGCGATTACAGGCGGCTAAATGTCGCGTTGTCGCGTGCACGTGAGCTGCTCATTATTATAGGAAGCTCAGAAATGTTTACCGTGCGGACAAAACATCCAAGTTCAAGGGAAATGTATGGACGTCTGTTAGAGGATATTAAGAAGAAAAATGGCTTTAGGCCTTATGAAGAAAGGTGA
- a CDS encoding YesL family protein gives MTDSSGLMGKLYVISEWIMKFAFTNLFWILFNLPVAFLCLNLLFVERLEDLLLFVLPLAILMPLLFFPATTAMFAVVRGWIMKVDNSGQVFKSYWRFYKENYKRSLVNGLFLTAVWLVWAIDLYYFSTNNKMLMILFIVLGVLLFVFTINLFSVTVHYHMKWYAALKNTFLVTLGSPMLFITVTLGSGVILYFSFAVFTFLLLFVTGSLIAYLAFSAFYRNFLTHTKPE, from the coding sequence ATGACTGACAGCTCTGGGTTAATGGGTAAGCTATACGTCATTAGTGAATGGATTATGAAATTTGCTTTTACAAATCTATTCTGGATATTATTTAACTTGCCCGTCGCCTTTTTATGTTTAAATCTATTGTTTGTTGAACGGCTAGAAGATTTGCTACTCTTTGTTCTCCCCTTAGCAATATTGATGCCTTTGTTATTTTTCCCTGCTACTACCGCGATGTTTGCAGTAGTCAGAGGTTGGATTATGAAAGTTGACAATAGCGGACAGGTTTTTAAGTCCTACTGGCGTTTTTATAAGGAAAACTATAAAAGAAGTTTAGTGAATGGACTTTTCTTAACGGCAGTTTGGCTCGTTTGGGCGATAGATCTCTACTATTTCTCTACAAACAATAAAATGCTGATGATTCTATTCATTGTTTTAGGCGTTCTACTATTCGTCTTCACCATCAATCTTTTTTCAGTAACTGTTCATTATCATATGAAATGGTACGCTGCTTTAAAAAACACTTTCTTGGTCACTCTTGGAAGTCCTATGTTATTTATAACGGTAACTTTGGGCAGTGGGGTCATTTTATATTTTAGCTTTGCTGTCTTTACATTCCTACTCCTTTTTGTAACCGGCTCACTTATTGCTTATTTAGCATTTTCCGCATTTTACCGGAACTTCTTAACGCATACGAAACCGGAATAA